A single window of Puniceicoccaceae bacterium DNA harbors:
- a CDS encoding dihydroorotate dehydrogenase-like protein yields the protein MDLKTTFLGIDLKNPFIVGSSPLTNSLDRVKRMEDAGAAALVMHSLFEEQIIHEADVAGFGDERLGKLLGEDQQVFPPAKDFPTSSEAYLKLIQRIKDTTDLPVFASLNGVSEGVWIEYARRIEEAGADALELNLYSLPTDNDDSSDFVEKRLVEIVDVTRNSVSIPIAVKISPHYTSVCNFAQRLEYAGANGLVLFNQLFQPDIDYKRKRLISRLHYTQPVELLERLRWVSILHNRLKMDIAASGGVHSGEDAYKAVLCGADVVQVVSPLLRHGVAVLQTMIQDFEKLCEESGESSLCALRGSLGELLEPDPSSVERASYLRILQGWKPEQD from the coding sequence ATGGATCTCAAGACGACGTTCCTCGGGATTGACCTCAAAAATCCCTTCATTGTTGGCTCCTCGCCACTCACCAATTCGCTGGACCGTGTGAAACGCATGGAAGATGCGGGAGCCGCAGCACTCGTGATGCACTCCCTCTTCGAAGAGCAGATCATTCACGAAGCGGATGTTGCCGGGTTTGGTGATGAGCGCCTGGGCAAACTATTGGGAGAGGATCAGCAGGTGTTTCCCCCTGCAAAAGATTTTCCGACCAGTTCTGAGGCGTATCTGAAACTGATTCAACGCATCAAAGACACCACGGATCTACCGGTTTTTGCCTCGCTGAATGGGGTGAGCGAAGGGGTGTGGATCGAGTATGCCCGACGGATCGAAGAAGCGGGCGCTGATGCGCTCGAACTCAATCTGTATTCCCTGCCGACCGATAATGATGACAGCAGCGATTTTGTGGAAAAGCGCCTTGTGGAAATTGTCGATGTCACACGCAATTCGGTTTCAATTCCAATCGCTGTAAAAATTTCCCCACACTACACATCGGTGTGCAACTTCGCACAGCGGCTGGAATACGCAGGGGCAAACGGTCTGGTGTTGTTCAATCAGCTCTTTCAGCCCGATATTGACTACAAGCGCAAACGCCTGATCTCCCGCCTGCACTATACTCAACCCGTTGAACTGCTGGAACGCCTGCGCTGGGTATCGATTCTTCACAATCGACTGAAGATGGATATTGCCGCATCTGGTGGCGTGCACTCGGGTGAAGATGCCTACAAAGCGGTGCTGTGTGGTGCGGATGTCGTGCAGGTCGTCTCTCCCTTGCTGCGCCATGGTGTCGCAGTGCTGCAGACAATGATCCAGGATTTTGAGAAGCTCTGTGAGGAGTCTGGAGAAAGCTCCCTGTGTGCCTTGCGCGGATCCCTGGGTGAGCTGCTCGAACCGGATCCCAGCTCGGTCGAACGTGCAAGCTACCTCCGCATCCTTCAGGGCTGGAAACCTGAACAGGATTGA